From the genome of Triticum aestivum cultivar Chinese Spring chromosome 1A, IWGSC CS RefSeq v2.1, whole genome shotgun sequence:
CTTTTGCGCCTTTGCAGCAGGGAGGCCGCAGCCGAGGTGGCCCGACCCCCGCACGTAGTCGGGTGAAAAGGGCGACGCTCGCATTATGCCGACATGCACGCAGCGGCAGTGGCAGTGGCATGGTAAAAAGGGCGACGCCCGCACGCCGACATGCACGGTGAGCTCGCCGGGCCCGGCCCTTTCGCCCGCGTCGCAGCTTTCGAGCGCACTGCTCGCTGCTCGGATACAGCGGGCCAAGCGGCAACTGTCATGCTCTACCCGTCATCTGTCCGACTGTCCCGACGGAGCCGAGGAAGTGGGCTCTGACAAATCGCACGAAAAAGGAAGGAAAGAACCGAGCAGGCAGGCTGGTGTTTGATGAAGCCCACCAACAAAGAGATCTAGAGCAGAAAAGGCCCAAACGTCAACAACCTGATTCCACTTCCCAGTGTGCcttgcctcaaaaaaaaaaaaacttcccAGTGTGCCTGTTCTAAAAAAAAATTCTTTCCAGTGTGCCGAACAATACCAAAAGCACCGCTGCCTTGGACAAATTTATTATCAAGTGGTATTTCTTCTTTTTGCAAGGAATTTATTCTCAGGCTAAACAGGGCGGCCAACGGAGTAATCCATACAAGTACACACAAAAAAAAAAACCTCAACACAAACACAAAGGAGCAACTTCTTCAGACCCGGATCTTCCTTCATCGTCCGCCTGTCAACGGAATTGACAGGTTTCCTCCTCCTCTCCTAGCTTTTATATAAAAATAATCCGTAGAGTACTTGGTCGCCACCAGATTCTCACCCCAGCAAAAAATGGTGCTGGGACGTGTCCAGCAAATACAGCTCTCATGCGGCTGACGCTGACCCCTCCCACTTGTTCACCACCTCCTTCAGTTGCTCAAATCCCTGAAATGCAACACATAGATAGGACAGTGAGTAAAATGCCAAGTATTTCTTGCATAAACAAAGCAGCGCCGCAAGTGTTTCTGTTTGTTGTTCGAATTGTCCCTTATACTGATGAATGAAAAGCAACAATTTAGCAATCTTGCTAGTTTTGTAGTACTAACTACTACGCAACCTCATGGTGAACAACAGGGAAGAACACTTGGGACCTTATAAATGGGCCATTTCTGTCTGATAACTGAAGAACTACACCCGTGGAAGGACGCCGGCTTGGTAGGAGCAATGTGGCCCCCACCAGACTAAAGATTTTGCCAACTTAGGTGAGCTGTACATGTTTCACTAAGGTTCGTGCCCCAGGATACTGTACTTCAGCCGCCTCGGCTCTTCTCTTAATTAACAGATATCAGCACTCGGTGTTTTTCGTCAAAAATAAATGGCCATTTCTCTCTGAAGGTCCAAAAGGTTCCTTCCCAAATAACTAAACTGCAATAGTATTGGATGAAAGCATATAATCCACTCACCATTCGGTTTGTGAAGCTCCCAAAAGATTCGCCTTCCTGGCGTGTGCTATTCCAGTAGGAGAACAGTGGTTCCAAAACCTTCTCGATATCTTGTAGCTTCACTTTGTTCATAAACGTTTCTGCCAACGTGGTCTGGTTTGGTGTTCCTCCAAGCCAAATCTACAATCGGAATAAAGAAAATGTTGATTGAGATTAAATAAAATATAGAAACCCAGTTAGAAATACGCACAGAAAAGGAAGCAAGATTTGTTGCAGAAACGATGACCGAATATTTCAGCATTGTTTTACCTGGTAACTGTTTGGGCCATCACCAACAAAGCCAACCTCTGCCATGTATGGTCTGGCGCATCCATTGGGGCAGCCAGTTATCCTCACCACTACAGACTCCTCATCCTTGATGCCAACCTGTTTAGTGGGCAGCATTGTCTCAATTCTCGAGTGACAGGACAGGTACAAACTATGCACGGCATATTCTCAAGCGTTCAGATGATTTTTGACAGGTTGGCAGATGAATACCTTGTCGAAAACTGCTCTAATTCGTTTAAGTATCGGTAGGATCCCTCGCTCAGCTTCTGTTTGTGCTAGAGGGCACAGAGGTAAGGCAGGGCATGCCATGGAGGTTATGTTCAGGAGATCAACGTCCTTTGGTTCCTACATACATGAATACACAACTTTTAGTGGGGAGAAAAGGAGCTCACTGCTTACTTGCACTGCAGACAATATATAGGGAAGCCTAggaatattaattttatttcttaTTTTAGTAACCAACCATGCAGTTTCTTTCAAATTTTCAAACTGAGAAGAAAGAATCAGTATATAGGGAAGAGTAACAGTAAGATCAACATTATCAATTGGAACAGCAGATGCAGCAAGGAGAATTTCAAGATAGAATAATTTAAGGGGCCTAATATCAACTAAAAAAATGTATACTCCAGATTACAGGGAGAGGGGTATGCAATGGACAAAAGTAATCTTACCAACAGGCCAGCTTGAGCAAGAGCTGCAGTTATGGGTTCTCTCCATGCCTGATCAACCCCACATAAGATAAGATTCTGGTTTGGAGTAATACTAACATCCAAGCTATACTTCTCAATTATCTCTCGCAGAGTTTTCTTTGCTTGCCCCCCAAGACGACCGTTATCAACATGCACTCCATAGAATAATTTACCATCGCCCTGCAATAGACaataaagagaaggaaaaaaggaaCTCTGAGTTCAAGAAATAACCAATTGATATATAAATGTTCGAGAAATAAACTAAATTACAAATTATGAAAAGCGGGAACATTTGAAAAACTATCAGCAAACCCCCCCTAAACAAGATATGCTATTTCTTCTCATATTTTCTATGCACTCCTGACTAAAATACAGTGTGATGGAATTACCTGTTCCTGCCAGCCAAGGTAGCTGTTGAATTGCCATTCTGGCAATGGATGAAAATCTTCAAACTTCTTTCCATAGTATTTTTCAACCTCAGCCCGGAACTTGTCAATACCCCAGCTGTCAAGCAGATACTTCATTCTGCTATACCTGCGGTCGTCTCTTCTTCCATTCTCCCTCTGAGTGACAACGATTGCCTTTATAGCATATAATATATCCTCCTTAGGAACATATCCAAGTGGATCAGCCAGACGAGGGAATGTGGTTTCTATTCGGTGTGTCCTTCCCATGCCACCTCCAACCTGAAAAATAGGGATAGCCAAATGTCAAGGGATAAATCAAAAAGGTAGGCATTGCCAAATGCAGTACAAGATGGAGCAGAAGTTTCTTGGGCACTCACATAGAGGTTAAAGCCAACAGGCTCCCCAGCACTATCTGAAACAACAACAACACCGATGTCATTGGTCAGAATATCAACAGAGTTATCACCAGCAACTGTGACCGCAATCTTGAACTTCCTGGGCAGATACTGGGTCCCGTAGATTGGTTCAGGGGAATCAGGGAAGTTTGTTCCATGTGAGTTGTCATTCCGGGCTTTGGTGACCTCAGGAGGCTCTTCCGCTGACATTATCTTCTCTCCATCCACCCACAGATCATAATAAGCCCCCGACTGTGGCGCAAGAAGTGCCGCAATATTCTCAGCAGTTTCTTGGGCAAAAAGGATATCCTTTCTCACATATGGCGCCGCAGGCGCAAGCACATTCCTGTTGAGGTCTCCACAGGCACCTAAGGTTGATCCCATATTCTTTATCACAGTGCTGATGACATGCTTCAAGTTCTTCTTAAGAACGCCGTGCAGCTGAAATGTTTGCCTGGTTGTCAGACGGAGCGTTCCGATCCCGAACTCATCGGCCAGTGTATCCATGGCCAAGTAAGTCTGGTTCGGAACTTTTCCGGAAGGATTCTTTGTCCGGAGCATGAACGAGTAGTTCTTCTGCCCACGAACTTCCCGGTCGCTCTGCTGGTAGCTTCCGTGGAACTTGATGAGCTGGACAGCAGTCTCGTTGACATTGGGAGCCTCTGAGACCAGCTCCTCGTTCAGCGGGTACCGAAGGAAATTGCTCTTCTCCTTGATTATCTCCACCTTGCTTCGCTTAACTTCTTTTGCATCCTTCTTCAGAGGCTGCACGGACGTAAAAATGTTTCAGAATTCAGAGCATCAGATAACAGTAGTAGTGTATATATAGTATTTTCTACGGAACAACTATATCTGTATAACACAAACTTATGTTCTAATCAACATTCCAGGGGTATATGACCAGGGCAAACAATTTTATATGTAGACTGTTTTAAAATGGATTTATTTCCAATCTATGACAGAGGCAGTCAGTCAGTGTTCCTGGGCGATGGGAATTGAAATTAACACTGTGCAGGGGGACTGATTTGTTCTCACACCCAAATCCGCAGGTTAAACATATTACTATTATACCGACATCTAATCGCATCAATTTTTTTTAAAGGCCCATCAATTTCACTAGACTTAAAATGTTCCCAAAAAAACTGATTCCATTCCCTACGCCCGAACCGGAGAATCAACCCCGCAGAAACGAATAAACCCTAAGCCCGAAGGCACCCGTCGTCCCACCACACCGCAGAACTCACCGTGGAGACGGCGCGAATGCTGGCCGCCGAGGGCCCGCTGCCGGCGGGTGTCGCCCCTGGCGGCGCCACCCTGACGGGCCTGCCGAGCATCCGGGACCGCGGGAGCTGCGCCGCGCCACCGAAGCCGTGGAACtcggcgccgcccaccgccgccgacaTCGCCGGAGGTGCGAGCGGTCGGAGCCTAGAGAGATGCGGGCGGTCGGAGCCTAGAGAGATGCGGGCGGCGAGCGTGAGTGATGTAGAGTAGATTTTTTTGTTGCTGCGGGGCGGGGCGCTTGGGTCGGTCGAGGGGCCGAGACGACACGGCGGGCCGCGGGGGCTTTATGGGGGAGGCCGCGCCCGCCCTGGCCCACGCAGGACAAGTAATGGGAAATGTGCTCCCGTGCACGCCGCGCACCGTAGACCGGACAAGTTATGCAAAGTAGGCACGCACTGACAGGTGGGCTGACGGGATGCCGGTGCATGCGCGGGGCTCAGGCGGGTCGGGAGGGGAAGAAGGGATCAGCTGCGGCCACTGGCGGCGAGCATCACGCCTGACGCCTGTCCGTGGCGGCCACACGTCCGGGCCGTCGAGTGACAAGTGGGTCTCGTAGGTCGTGACCCCACCTGTCCGTGACTGGTGGGATTTTCGCCCGTGGCCGCCGAGCGCTGGGTTTGTTTATTCGGAGGGAGGCGGCCGAGATGCGGAGCTGGTGCGACGGGTGGGGCGCTGGATTGACCCCGGTTCGTATGGGTACGTCGAACCTGGACGTCTTTTTCGGCAAAAAAAAGCACGATTCGCGATTCGCCCCTCCCTCCCACCACTGCCGTGCCGTGAAGGCTCGTAGCAGCCGCAGCCGCACGATGTGAGGTCAGAGATGAGATCAGGGACCATCTTGTCTCCCCGGCCCAGAATCTCGCGCTCTGTGCTGTGGCCCGTCCCGTGTGGCCGCCTCTGTTTTTAGCGCCAGCCACAGGGAGCGGCTCCTGGTCTCCGATAGAGCCGCTCATGCATGTACACTGCTAGTAGTACTACTCTCTTCTTTTCGGTTTACTAGTAAACTTGCACGTGCAACACGCACGTCTCAACTAATTCTAATATGCAAATATATGTGAGAACAACATATATAGAAAGATGGTTTGATTGCACTAAAAAATATTACAAATCAAGAAAATATTTTCAAGTAGCATCATATGCATAGAGCCAAAAAtacacaattatttttgattttacAGAAATTTCAAATTGTTCTGAAATTTTTCATTTTTTATCAAAATTTGACAAAAAATGGGATGAATTAAATTTAAATGTATTTTCAAATCTATGTAAAACTTCCCCATAATTATCAGTAGTATATTAGACAGAAAAATTGGCATCATTTAGGCATTGTCATGTCATCATGGGTACTCCACATTACAGAATTGCCACATAAATTTGGTGTCCACAATCCATGAGCCTGTCACATCATTATCACATATTACAAAGTAAAAGGCTCACAATACATTAGCCTCACACATGACCTCAATCCAAGGCTCACAATACATAAACCACACACATGAGCTCAATCCAAGGTTCACAATACATTATACACGAAGTGTTGCTTCAATTGATTTTGTTCTTGGTGCATTGAGCTCAGTTCCAGCTTGGAGAAGATCCTCATATTTTCCATCTTGGGCGATATGACCATCCTTGAGCATGTGCCATGAGAAAAATAAAGCACAAATGAGAGACCAAGGGCCCATTATCCCATGAACATTCTAATGAGAAATATTACAAAAGATGGCAAAACTTTCATGCAGAATCTGTTGTATTATTCTCATCAGGAAACATGCATAAACAACACACCGAATTGAACAACTTAACATGCTGATAAATTTGAAACAGCATATATACCATGTGCATTAGCCTCTAAAAAGTAGTGCTTCGACTGTAAGGATAATGTTATTACCAGTATGAAGTCAGTAGATGGTATGAACCCGACTTGATGGGTTACAAGAATTACTGTTTTGCTAGCTAGTGCCCCCAATATATAATCCCGCGACACATAATCAGACATGTTATGAAACAGAGGCACCTTTAAATAAAATATGCCTCTGTCACCAATGATCTGTGAATGACACGATTACCTGGCTATGGTTGTATGCTTCTCTTGCTCTTGCAGGTATCGAGGTAAGAATCTGCTTTGCTCGAGATATAGAATCAACACTGCAACAAGATGAAGCATCAGGTACCAATGCTAGTAATTCTTGAAAGTGGATACCAATGATGGTTGCTCAGGTTGTCAAAATCATGAAATATTAAAATATAACAAATTTGTACTTATACATCAGGCATAAAAATAAGAGTTAATTGCACTATTAAGACATAAACTTGCAGCGCCGGTAGAATTTCAAACAAAAACTTGCAAAATGACTCAACCGGGCCCGTAAAATTGCTTTGCGGGACAACAAATTAATTATCACTTAAGATGTATTTTTAAAATAGAACAGCAGAGGGTGGAGTCATGTTGCTGCGTAA
Proteins encoded in this window:
- the LOC123061605 gene encoding sulfite reductase [ferredoxin], chloroplastic, with the protein product MSAAVGGAEFHGFGGAAQLPRSRMLGRPVRVAPPGATPAGSGPSAASIRAVSTPLKKDAKEVKRSKVEIIKEKSNFLRYPLNEELVSEAPNVNETAVQLIKFHGSYQQSDREVRGQKNYSFMLRTKNPSGKVPNQTYLAMDTLADEFGIGTLRLTTRQTFQLHGVLKKNLKHVISTVIKNMGSTLGACGDLNRNVLAPAAPYVRKDILFAQETAENIAALLAPQSGAYYDLWVDGEKIMSAEEPPEVTKARNDNSHGTNFPDSPEPIYGTQYLPRKFKIAVTVAGDNSVDILTNDIGVVVVSDSAGEPVGFNLYVGGGMGRTHRIETTFPRLADPLGYVPKEDILYAIKAIVVTQRENGRRDDRRYSRMKYLLDSWGIDKFRAEVEKYYGKKFEDFHPLPEWQFNSYLGWQEQGDGKLFYGVHVDNGRLGGQAKKTLREIIEKYSLDVSITPNQNLILCGVDQAWREPITAALAQAGLLEPKDVDLLNITSMACPALPLCPLAQTEAERGILPILKRIRAVFDKVGIKDEESVVVRITGCPNGCARPYMAEVGFVGDGPNSYQIWLGGTPNQTTLAETFMNKVKLQDIEKVLEPLFSYWNSTRQEGESFGSFTNRMGFEQLKEVVNKWEGSASAA
- the LOC123061619 gene encoding uncharacterized protein, encoding MGSKHEQDEAGTVRLETGHIWSHMGVVLVNVGDEIDTKLPRKERVTFVSKGVDSISRAKQILTSIPARAREAYNHSQDGHIAQDGKYEDLLQAGTELNAPRTKSIEATLRV